The Winogradskyella schleiferi genome has a window encoding:
- a CDS encoding efflux RND transporter permease subunit → MFKLSTKGFWETIASLILRNKIFILIAIVLTTVFFSMQWKHMRFTFTEANLLPDDHEVNLIYNDFLEVFGEEGNLIVLGVKDSSLFSVKELNAWNKLADSFKGYDEVESVLSIKDLQKLVKNTEKEQFDLEPFIKDSIHSIEEIDQLQEELFKQYPFYDNFLFNAETKTIRTAIYMQKDIVNTSARKDFIIDDFLPKVERFEAETGLDVRLSGMPYIRTLNAKSIVDEIPIFIGAALFVTSLIFFLFFRSFRATFISLIVVCFGVMWTFGIIGLLGYEITVLTALIPPLIIVIGIPNCIFLINKYQHEVKSHGNKVRSLQRVITKVGNATLMTNITTASGFATFILTESKLLKEFGVVASLSIVAIFLLCLLIIPILYTFLPYPKERHLEHLNKRWISAFVNWMENMVRHRRITIYVTALILIIGSIIGIYQIKISGSLIEDMPQDTEFFRDIRFFESEFDGIMPLEIMIDTKRKKGVMKLATLKRMEELEELIDDIPELSRPISVVSLVKYSKQAYYNGNPKYYQLPTSQENSFILSYAKNSTSDVDLLSSFVDSTGQYARITTFMKDVGTDKMERIQEDLQTKINKVFPNERYEVIMTGKALVFQKGTKYLVKNLAISLTLAIFLIALFMAYLFRSFKMIIVSLIPNLLPLVVTAGLMGYVGVPIKPSTILVFSIAFGISVDDTIHFLAKYRQELQANHWKIKKSVYAALRETGVSMIYTSIVLFFGFSVFTISSFGGTVALGALVSITLLFAMLSNLLLLPSLLLSLERNIANKEVLREPSINIIPSEDEDDSEQKN, encoded by the coding sequence ATGTTTAAACTTTCAACTAAAGGATTTTGGGAAACTATAGCAAGCCTTATTCTTCGTAATAAGATTTTTATACTCATTGCTATAGTCCTGACCACCGTGTTTTTCAGTATGCAATGGAAACACATGCGTTTTACTTTTACGGAAGCTAATCTTTTGCCAGACGACCATGAAGTAAATCTTATATACAACGATTTCTTAGAAGTTTTCGGAGAAGAAGGTAATTTAATTGTTTTAGGTGTAAAGGATTCGAGTTTATTTTCTGTTAAAGAACTCAATGCCTGGAACAAACTAGCGGATTCTTTTAAGGGTTATGATGAAGTTGAGTCGGTTTTATCCATTAAAGATCTTCAAAAATTAGTTAAGAACACAGAAAAGGAGCAATTCGATTTAGAACCCTTTATAAAGGATTCCATCCATAGCATCGAAGAAATTGATCAGCTTCAAGAAGAACTTTTTAAACAATACCCATTTTACGATAATTTCTTGTTCAACGCTGAAACGAAAACGATTCGTACTGCTATTTATATGCAGAAAGACATCGTCAATACCTCAGCTAGAAAGGATTTTATCATCGATGATTTCTTACCGAAAGTTGAACGCTTTGAAGCGGAAACAGGTCTGGACGTCAGACTTTCTGGAATGCCCTACATTCGAACTTTAAATGCGAAAAGTATTGTAGATGAAATCCCTATTTTTATTGGTGCAGCATTGTTTGTAACCTCATTGATATTTTTCCTCTTCTTTAGGTCCTTTAGAGCGACATTCATTTCACTTATTGTGGTGTGTTTTGGCGTGATGTGGACTTTTGGAATAATAGGACTATTAGGTTATGAAATCACAGTGCTCACAGCTTTAATTCCACCATTGATTATCGTTATTGGGATTCCGAACTGTATTTTCCTAATCAATAAATACCAGCACGAAGTAAAATCCCATGGCAACAAGGTAAGGTCCTTACAACGTGTGATTACAAAAGTTGGTAACGCAACCTTAATGACCAATATAACCACGGCTTCTGGTTTTGCAACTTTTATTCTTACAGAGAGTAAATTACTCAAAGAGTTTGGTGTCGTCGCTTCGCTGAGTATCGTCGCCATATTTTTATTGTGTTTACTTATCATTCCTATTCTTTACACCTTTTTACCCTATCCAAAAGAACGTCACTTAGAACATTTAAACAAACGTTGGATCAGTGCTTTTGTTAATTGGATGGAAAATATGGTAAGACACCGTAGAATTACCATTTATGTTACCGCTCTCATTTTGATTATTGGCAGTATAATTGGAATTTATCAGATTAAAATTTCAGGAAGTCTTATAGAAGATATGCCACAAGACACGGAATTTTTTAGGGATATTCGATTTTTTGAATCTGAATTTGATGGTATAATGCCATTGGAAATTATGATTGATACCAAGCGTAAAAAAGGCGTTATGAAATTAGCGACACTAAAACGTATGGAAGAATTGGAAGAATTGATTGATGATATCCCAGAATTATCACGACCAATTTCCGTGGTTAGTTTAGTGAAATATAGCAAGCAAGCCTATTACAATGGCAATCCAAAATACTATCAATTACCCACGAGTCAGGAAAATAGTTTTATCCTTTCTTATGCAAAAAACTCAACCTCAGATGTTGATTTGCTCAGTAGTTTTGTGGATAGCACAGGTCAATATGCACGCATTACAACCTTTATGAAAGATGTCGGTACTGATAAAATGGAGCGTATCCAAGAAGACCTTCAAACCAAAATAAATAAGGTGTTTCCCAATGAGCGTTACGAGGTTATCATGACAGGTAAAGCCTTGGTGTTTCAGAAAGGAACTAAATATCTGGTTAAAAATTTAGCTATATCCTTAACGCTCGCTATTTTTCTTATTGCTTTATTTATGGCCTATCTTTTCCGTTCCTTTAAAATGATTATAGTGTCCTTGATTCCAAATTTATTGCCACTAGTAGTAACAGCTGGACTAATGGGATATGTTGGTGTTCCTATAAAACCATCGACCATTCTGGTATTTAGTATTGCTTTTGGTATTTCGGTAGATGACACCATTCACTTTTTGGCAAAATATAGACAAGAATTACAAGCCAACCATTGGAAGATTAAAAAATCCGTTTATGCCGCATTGAGAGAAACTGGAGTAAGTATGATTTATACCTCAATTGTGTTATTCTTCGGGTTTTCGGTATTTACCATTTCAAGCTTTGGTGGTACGGTTGCCTTAGGCGCATTGGTGTCCATAACCTTATTATTTGCTATGCTATCCAATCTACTGTTATTACCTTCGCTATTATTATCTTTGGAGCGAAATATTGCAAATAAAGAGGTTTTGAGAGAACCTTCAATTAATATTATTCCTTCTGAAGACGAAGACGACTCAGAACAAAAAAATTAA